One genomic segment of Lampris incognitus isolate fLamInc1 chromosome 2, fLamInc1.hap2, whole genome shotgun sequence includes these proteins:
- the LOC130108057 gene encoding prostacyclin synthase-like has product MIWVTLTIAAVLLYLIFTKRSRSKRDPPLDKGVIPWLGHALEFGKDAAKFLSRMKLKHGDIFTVRVAGRYVTVLLDPHSYDAVIQDPVSLDFTRYAQLLMDRIFSLELPHHKPARAKTMMEQYFQGASLSCLTGTMHKNLQALLRAETPQKETDWKVEGLFGLSYSLLFRAGYLTLFGGEQNNNGTDPAHVYDEYRKFDRLLTKMARATLKPEEKKTAQRVRETLWELLASAGLAEDCGSSPWLHSYRQLLQEEGADEEAQKKAVLLQLWATQGNVGPTAFWLLGYLLTHPEALVAVKREFGSISQNSLLDRHAHTPMFDSALEETLRLTAAPFITREVVQEKTLHMADGREYLLRKGDRICLFPFISPQMDPEIHHEPQKYKYDRFLNDDGSEKREFYKGGRRLKYSTMPWGAGTNGCIGKQFAINTIRQFVYMVLSLYDIELCDPNAQMPKVNTDHYGFGMLQPEGDLLIRSKRKHLQ; this is encoded by the exons ATGATTTGGGTCACGCTCACTATCGCCGCTGTCCTCCTCTACTTGATTTTCACTAAACGGTCGAG gtCTAAGAGGGATCCTCCCTTAGACAAAGGAGTTATTCCATGGTTAGGCCATGCACTTGAATTCGGAAAAGATGCCGCCAAGTTCTTGAGTCGAATGAAGTTGAAGCACGGAGACATTTTCACG GTGCGTGTGGCCGGGCGTTATGTGACCGTGCTGCTGGACCCCCACTCATACGACGCCGTCATCCAGGACCCCGTTTCCCTGGACTTCACCCGCTACGCACAGCTTCTCATGGACCGCATCTTCAGCCTGGAGCTCCCCCATCACAAGCCTGCTAGGGCCAAGACAATGATGGAACA GTACTTCCAGGGGGCCAGTCTAAGCTGCCTTACCGGCACCATGCACAAGAACCTCCAGGCCTTGCTGAGAGCGGAGACGCCCCAGAAGGAGACGGACTGGAAGGTGGAAGGACTGTTCGGTCTGTCGTACAGCCTGCTCTTTAG GGCCGGCTACCTCACGCTTTTTGGAGGGGAGCAGAACAACAACGGGACAGACCCGGCGCATGTCTATGACGAATACCGCAAATTCGACCGCCTCTTGACTAAAATGGCGAGGGCCACCCTGAAACCAG AGGAGAAAAAGACGGCCCAGAGGGTGCGGGAGACTCTTTGGGAGCTCCTGGCTTCAGCCGGGCTGGCGGAGGACTGTGGGTCCAGCCCTTGGCTTCACAGCTACAGGCAGCTCCTGCAGGAGGAAGGGGCCGACGAGGAGGCGCAGAAGAAAGCTGTGCTGCTGCAGCTCTGGGCCACACAG GGCAACGTCGGTCCCACTGCGTTTTGGCTCTTGGGTTACCTGTTGACACATCCTGAGGCCCTGGTGGCTGTGAAGAGGGAATTCGGCAGCATCTCCCAGAATTCTCTGCTGGACAGACACGCACATACCCCCATGTTTG ATAGCGCCCTGGAAGAGACGCTGAGACTCACTGctgctcccttcatcaccagagaGGTGGTGCAGGAAAAGACCCTCCACATGGCCGACGGCCGGGAGTACCTGCTTCGGAAGGGAGACCGAATTTGCTTATTCCCCTTCATCAGCCCTCAAATGGACCCTGAGATTCACCATGAACCGCAG AAATACAAGTATGACCGTTTCCTGAACGACGATGGATCAGAGAAGAGGGAATTTTACAAAGGAGGGAGACGGTTGAAGTATTCCACGATGCCGTGGGGTGCAGGAACCAATGGCTGCATAGGGAAGCAATTTGCCATAAATACCATCAGACA gttTGTCTACATGGTTTTATCGCTTTACGACATAGAGCTTTGTGACCCAAATGCTCAGATGCCCAAGGTAAACACCGATCACTATGGATTCGGCATGCTGCAGCCAGAAGGAGACTTACTCATCCGGTCCAAACGTAAACATTTGCAGTAG